A single region of the Plantactinospora soyae genome encodes:
- a CDS encoding extracellular solute-binding protein — protein sequence MPDSIQAGLPIIIEAWLGDSAKIEGTDEDMLPGTGNPIVDAAHSFNVAHPEYEVRIRKIDYRELPKAVAEAVAQGNPPALAEYVYTATQVALDTRARAGGPLFVPVERAVRDRTEILGEPVILDDIVASAREYWSRGGELVSVPTTVTCNVLFANRAILERAGIDRMPATWQDLEAACAAVAALPDGPAHGVTWPNYGWLFHREVVGQGGLFCNGDNGRAGRATRVFLDSPEMLAYVQWWKHMHDRAYYHYTGEVNDYFGAMVAFGRQDVAFAVTSSAVGQEMLDIATAAGFELLAGHLPRSGAEPYSSGPLGGQSFFLTAGLPTAVEDGALAFLQHQLNPQHAIARMHSRSLPLTQPAHEQATAEQWTEPFPGYLVATEQLASPNRTPAAAGPLLGNLNGINGIMIAAMDDVLKRGAEPAARFREASRAAQALLDRYNASALAYPPVTPEALTVTA from the coding sequence ATGCCGGATTCGATTCAAGCCGGTCTGCCGATCATCATCGAGGCATGGCTCGGAGACAGCGCAAAGATCGAGGGCACCGACGAGGACATGCTTCCGGGGACCGGAAACCCGATCGTCGACGCGGCGCATTCGTTCAACGTGGCTCATCCGGAGTACGAGGTACGTATCCGCAAGATCGACTATCGGGAGCTGCCAAAGGCGGTCGCCGAGGCGGTCGCGCAGGGCAATCCACCCGCGCTGGCGGAGTACGTGTACACGGCGACCCAGGTCGCGCTCGACACACGCGCCCGCGCGGGCGGTCCGCTGTTCGTGCCGGTGGAGCGGGCGGTCAGGGATCGCACCGAGATCCTCGGCGAGCCCGTGATCCTCGACGACATCGTGGCCTCCGCGCGCGAGTACTGGAGCCGCGGGGGCGAGCTGGTCTCGGTGCCGACGACCGTGACGTGCAACGTCCTGTTCGCCAACAGGGCCATTCTCGAGCGCGCCGGAATCGACCGGATGCCGGCGACGTGGCAGGACCTGGAGGCCGCGTGCGCCGCGGTCGCCGCGCTGCCCGACGGACCGGCGCACGGCGTGACCTGGCCCAACTACGGCTGGCTGTTCCACCGGGAGGTCGTCGGGCAGGGCGGGCTGTTCTGCAACGGCGACAACGGCCGCGCCGGCCGGGCCACCCGGGTCTTCCTGGACTCCCCCGAGATGCTCGCCTACGTCCAGTGGTGGAAGCACATGCACGACCGCGCCTACTACCACTACACCGGCGAGGTGAACGACTACTTCGGCGCCATGGTCGCGTTCGGCCGGCAGGACGTCGCCTTCGCGGTCACCTCGTCGGCGGTCGGCCAGGAGATGCTGGACATAGCCACCGCCGCGGGCTTCGAACTACTCGCGGGTCACCTGCCGCGGTCCGGCGCCGAGCCCTACTCCAGCGGGCCCCTCGGCGGCCAGTCGTTCTTCCTGACCGCCGGCCTGCCTACGGCGGTCGAGGACGGCGCGCTCGCCTTCCTCCAGCACCAGCTCAACCCGCAGCACGCGATCGCCCGCATGCACAGCCGTTCACTCCCGTTGACCCAGCCCGCCCACGAGCAGGCCACCGCGGAGCAGTGGACCGAGCCGTTTCCCGGCTACCTCGTGGCGACCGAGCAGCTCGCCTCACCGAACCGGACTCCGGCAGCAGCCGGGCCGCTGCTCGGCAACCTCAACGGCATCAACGGCATCATGATCGCGGCGATGGATGACGTGCTCAAGCGGGGGGCGGAGCCGGCCGCCCGGTTCCGCGAGGCGAGCAGGGCGGCCCAGGCGCTGCTCGACCGTTACAACGCGTCAGCGCTCGCCTACCCGCCCGTGACCCCCGAAGCATTGACCGTCACGGCCTGA
- a CDS encoding bifunctional YncE family protein/alkaline phosphatase family protein, whose protein sequence is MRFRIRSNGLPKVSVVAVAAATAVAVGGAAAPAPAPAPAPAPAPAPARAPAPAQVAGPRGDGTAITPLGTRVTPAGTQTDLGDRPFGAVFFPDRAHFLVANAGNGPQSLQVVDAATSTVTQTITYDPPEAVFTGMAFSPDGSRVYVSGGGTDKIHVFSVSGATLTEQAPIPLTANAGGRPIDVFPSGLAVTPDGARLVVANQLADSVSVVDLATRLTSSIGIGNAPYGVTLSENGIAYVTNRGGNTVSAVDTRTAVPVLVTTITVGTHPNQSVLDATGRRLYVADGDSDQISVVDTATNRVVQRISLAPYPNAPVGSNPTGLSLSPDGHTLYVTNAGNNDVAVIDLRRGRVAGLIPSGWYPSAVLASADRLFVLNAKGLGAGPNPDGPSPYLDTLELTADPAWRAQFIGTMMTGTLSTIPLTHDAAQLARWTKQVASNNGFADADRVRGVPATSVVPGRVGGPTPIKHVIYVVKEGRTYDQMLGDLGKGNGDPEITEFRADSTPNLRALSNTFVTLDNFYANAEVSAQGWSWATAANSNTYTEQTWGAPPGRHTGGTTPPAATGDPAVAPNRDPAGAYLWDRLADKRISFRNYGFAVAPDAAGMMRAADPRLDANTDPNYMGFHPDCADSAGTFTVQGTGCGLPRIEEWKREFAGYVATGTLPTVQFVALPNDFTYGNFAGKPTPSAYVGDNDWALGQLVDAVSHSKYWADTAIFVTESNAQAGADHVEAHRTTSLVISPYTRTGTVDSTLYSTASMLRTIELIVGVAPLTQFDAYATPMFSSFTDRPNPAPYTAVKPTTSFTELNPPRRAAEAARSFEDARSQEEQS, encoded by the coding sequence ATGAGGTTTCGCATTCGTTCGAACGGATTGCCCAAGGTCTCGGTGGTCGCCGTTGCGGCCGCCACGGCGGTGGCGGTCGGAGGTGCGGCAGCCCCGGCTCCGGCTCCGGCTCCGGCTCCGGCTCCGGCTCCGGCTCCGGCTCGGGCTCCGGCCCCGGCTCAGGTGGCCGGTCCGCGCGGCGACGGCACGGCCATCACCCCGCTCGGTACCCGGGTGACGCCCGCGGGCACCCAGACCGACCTGGGTGACCGGCCGTTCGGTGCGGTGTTCTTCCCCGACCGCGCGCACTTCCTCGTCGCGAACGCCGGCAACGGCCCGCAGTCGCTGCAGGTCGTGGATGCCGCCACCAGCACGGTGACGCAGACGATCACGTACGACCCACCGGAGGCCGTGTTCACGGGCATGGCGTTCAGCCCGGACGGGTCGCGCGTGTACGTCAGCGGCGGCGGCACCGACAAGATTCACGTGTTCAGCGTGTCCGGCGCGACGCTGACCGAGCAGGCGCCGATCCCGCTGACCGCGAACGCGGGCGGACGACCCATCGATGTCTTCCCCTCCGGTCTCGCCGTCACACCCGACGGCGCGCGGCTGGTCGTCGCCAACCAGCTAGCCGACTCCGTGTCCGTCGTGGACCTGGCCACCCGCCTCACGAGCAGCATCGGCATCGGCAACGCCCCATACGGCGTCACGCTGTCGGAGAACGGCATCGCCTACGTCACCAACCGGGGCGGTAACACGGTCAGTGCGGTGGACACGCGCACGGCCGTACCGGTCCTGGTCACCACGATCACCGTCGGCACGCACCCCAACCAGTCGGTCCTCGACGCCACCGGACGCAGGCTCTACGTGGCCGACGGCGACTCCGACCAGATCAGCGTGGTCGACACGGCAACAAACCGCGTGGTGCAGAGGATCAGTCTGGCACCGTACCCGAACGCACCCGTCGGCTCGAACCCGACCGGCCTGAGCCTCTCGCCGGACGGCCACACCCTTTACGTCACCAACGCGGGCAACAACGACGTCGCGGTGATCGACCTGCGCCGCGGCCGGGTTGCCGGTCTGATCCCGAGCGGGTGGTACCCGTCGGCGGTGCTCGCGTCGGCCGACAGGCTGTTCGTCCTCAACGCCAAGGGTCTCGGCGCCGGCCCCAACCCCGACGGCCCCAGCCCCTACCTCGACACCCTCGAGCTGACCGCGGACCCCGCATGGCGGGCCCAGTTCATCGGCACGATGATGACCGGCACGCTGTCCACCATCCCGCTGACCCACGACGCCGCTCAGCTGGCCAGGTGGACCAAGCAGGTCGCCAGCAACAACGGCTTCGCCGACGCCGACCGCGTACGCGGCGTCCCGGCCACCTCCGTCGTGCCTGGCCGCGTCGGTGGACCGACGCCCATCAAGCACGTGATCTACGTGGTCAAGGAGGGCCGTACCTACGACCAGATGCTCGGCGACCTGGGCAAGGGCAACGGCGACCCGGAGATCACCGAGTTCCGGGCAGACAGTACGCCGAATCTGCGCGCGCTGTCGAACACGTTCGTCACGCTGGACAACTTCTACGCCAACGCCGAGGTGAGCGCGCAGGGCTGGAGCTGGGCCACGGCGGCCAACTCCAACACCTATACCGAGCAGACATGGGGCGCCCCGCCCGGCCGGCACACCGGTGGCACCACGCCCCCGGCCGCGACCGGTGATCCGGCCGTCGCGCCGAACCGCGACCCGGCAGGCGCGTACCTCTGGGACCGGCTGGCCGACAAGCGCATCTCCTTCCGCAACTACGGCTTCGCCGTGGCACCGGACGCCGCGGGCATGATGAGGGCCGCCGATCCGCGGCTGGACGCGAACACCGACCCGAACTACATGGGCTTCCACCCCGACTGCGCCGACTCGGCCGGTACGTTCACCGTTCAGGGCACCGGATGCGGGTTGCCGCGCATCGAGGAATGGAAGCGGGAGTTCGCCGGCTACGTGGCGACCGGCACCCTGCCCACGGTCCAGTTCGTCGCGCTGCCCAACGACTTCACCTACGGAAACTTCGCGGGCAAGCCGACCCCCTCGGCGTATGTCGGGGACAACGACTGGGCCCTCGGCCAGCTGGTGGACGCGGTCTCGCACTCGAAGTACTGGGCCGACACCGCCATCTTTGTCACCGAGAGCAACGCCCAGGCCGGCGCCGACCACGTGGAAGCGCATCGCACCACGTCGTTGGTGATCAGCCCGTACACGCGGACCGGCACCGTGGACTCCACGTTGTACAGCACGGCATCGATGCTGCGCACGATCGAACTGATCGTCGGCGTCGCCCCGCTCACACAGTTCGACGCGTACGCCACGCCGATGTTCAGCTCCTTCACCGACCGCCCGAACCCGGCTCCGTACACGGCCGTCAAGCCGACCACGTCGTTCACCGAGCTGAACCCACCTCGCCGGGCAGCTGAGGCAGCCCGCAGCTTCGAGGACGCCAGATCCCAGGAGGAGCAGTCGTGA
- a CDS encoding DUF2306 domain-containing protein, which produces MPESKAPLQPHDNFPLYYPVLIVHMIGGTIAMLAVVPQVWPWLRTHHPKVHRTFGRIYLVGTLVAVATGLVVVWWAPKPGKTGALCLLLVWGATSAIGYHAARRRNFAKHRQFMLYSFAIAMNNIWAAFALIVLVALLGSPGSAT; this is translated from the coding sequence GTGCCGGAGAGCAAGGCGCCACTGCAGCCGCACGACAACTTCCCGCTCTACTACCCGGTGCTCATCGTTCACATGATCGGCGGCACGATCGCCATGCTGGCGGTCGTCCCGCAGGTCTGGCCGTGGTTGCGCACGCACCACCCGAAGGTGCACCGGACATTCGGGCGGATCTACCTCGTCGGCACCCTCGTGGCGGTCGCCACGGGACTCGTGGTCGTCTGGTGGGCTCCGAAGCCCGGCAAGACCGGCGCGCTGTGCTTGCTGCTGGTCTGGGGCGCTACGAGCGCGATCGGGTACCACGCCGCCCGCCGCCGGAACTTCGCCAAGCACCGCCAGTTCATGCTGTACAGCTTCGCGATCGCGATGAACAACATCTGGGCCGCGTTCGCCCTGATCGTGCTGGTGGCGCTGCTTGGATCCCCTGGGTCGGCAACCTGA
- a CDS encoding 4-hydroxyphenylacetate 3-hydroxylase family protein has translation MTDASSASTRPLTGEEYLETVRDDREIYIYGERVKDVTEHPAFRNPARMTARLYDALHDPEHHDVLTTATDHDGPRGYTHRFYTTPHTVDDLVADQKAIATWARLSYGWMGRSPDYKGAFLGTLGVNADFYNPFADNARRWYREAQEKVLYWNHAFVHPPVDRDKPAHEVADVFIHVERETDSGVIVSGAKVVATGSALTHHNFIAHAGLPVKDRKFNIVATVPMNAPGLKLICRQSYAAASTLTGSPFDYPLSSRMDENDAILILDKVLIPWENVFIYGDAMKVGMFTGQSGFNERFTFQGCTRLAVKFEFLAGLLAKAFEITGVNNFRGVQTRLGEVLAWRNLFWGLSDAAARNPVPWRNGSVLPNPDYGSAFRWFSQLGYARLREIVLQDVASGLIYLNSSAQDFGNDNVRPYLDKYLRGSHGIDSVERVKVMKLLWDAVGSEFGGRHELYERNYTGNHENTRIGILMGQMADGQLDGYKSFVDQCLAEYDLDGWTVPDLSSFENIGRQARTLLS, from the coding sequence ATGACAGACGCCAGTAGCGCATCCACTCGCCCGCTGACCGGCGAGGAGTACCTCGAAACCGTGCGCGACGACCGGGAGATCTACATCTACGGCGAGCGGGTCAAGGACGTCACCGAGCACCCCGCGTTCCGCAACCCGGCCCGGATGACCGCACGCCTCTACGACGCACTGCACGACCCCGAGCACCACGACGTCCTCACCACCGCCACCGACCACGACGGCCCCCGGGGCTACACCCACCGCTTCTACACGACACCGCACACCGTCGACGACCTCGTCGCCGACCAGAAAGCCATCGCCACCTGGGCCCGGCTCAGCTACGGCTGGATGGGCCGCAGCCCCGACTACAAGGGAGCGTTTCTCGGCACGCTCGGCGTCAACGCCGACTTCTACAACCCCTTCGCCGACAACGCCCGCCGCTGGTATCGAGAGGCCCAGGAAAAGGTCCTCTACTGGAACCACGCCTTCGTCCACCCACCCGTGGACCGCGACAAACCAGCACACGAGGTCGCCGACGTGTTCATCCACGTCGAACGCGAGACCGACAGCGGGGTGATCGTGTCCGGGGCGAAGGTGGTGGCCACCGGATCGGCACTGACCCACCACAACTTCATCGCCCACGCCGGGCTGCCGGTCAAGGACCGCAAGTTCAACATCGTAGCCACCGTGCCGATGAACGCACCCGGCCTCAAACTGATCTGCCGGCAGTCCTACGCGGCGGCGTCGACGCTCACCGGCAGTCCGTTCGACTACCCCCTGTCCTCCCGGATGGACGAGAACGACGCCATCCTCATCCTGGACAAGGTGCTCATCCCCTGGGAGAACGTCTTCATCTACGGCGACGCGATGAAGGTCGGCATGTTCACCGGACAGTCGGGTTTCAACGAGCGATTCACCTTCCAGGGCTGCACCCGGCTGGCGGTGAAATTCGAGTTCCTCGCCGGCCTGCTCGCCAAGGCCTTCGAGATCACCGGCGTCAACAACTTCCGCGGCGTGCAGACCCGCCTCGGTGAGGTACTCGCGTGGCGCAACCTCTTCTGGGGACTCTCCGACGCCGCCGCCCGCAACCCCGTACCCTGGCGCAACGGATCAGTGCTACCCAACCCGGACTACGGGTCGGCGTTCCGCTGGTTCTCCCAGCTCGGCTACGCACGCCTACGAGAGATCGTGCTACAGGACGTGGCCAGCGGGCTGATCTACCTCAACTCCAGCGCACAGGACTTCGGCAACGACAACGTCCGGCCGTACCTGGACAAATACCTCCGCGGCTCACACGGCATCGACTCCGTCGAACGCGTCAAAGTCATGAAACTGCTCTGGGACGCCGTCGGCTCCGAATTCGGTGGCCGCCACGAACTCTACGAACGCAACTACACCGGCAACCACGAGAACACCCGGATCGGGATTCTGATGGGGCAGATGGCCGACGGCCAACTCGACGGCTACAAAAGCTTCGTCGACCAATGCCTCGCCGAATACGACCTCGACGGCTGGACCGTCCCCGACCTCTCCTCCTTCGAGAACATCGGCCGACAGGCACGCACCCTGCTGAGCTGA
- a CDS encoding IS256 family transposase, translated as MTATRNDVNARKIKAEPSAEAKAAAELVRLAKEQGLSLTGPDGLLKQLTKTVLETALNEEMTGHLGYEKHEPSGAGSGNVRNGSRSKTVLTDTTGPVEIDVPRDRAGTFDPQIVRKRQRRLSGVDEVVLSLYAKGLTTGEICAHFAEIYGASVSKETISRITDKVIEEMTDWSHRPLDEVYAAVFIDAIVVKVRDGQVSNRPFYAAIGVTLDGEKDILGLWAGTGGEGAKFWMSVLTDLRNRGVKDVFFLVCDGLKGLPEVVTNVWPRAIVQTCIIHLIRNTFRLTSRRYWDELKRDVKPIYTAVNATAARAAFDDLAEKWGGRYPAVIRLWDNAWSEFIPFLDYDLEIRKVICSTNAIESLNARYRRAIKARGHFPNEQAALKCLYLVTRSLDPTGTGRTRWAMRWKPALNAFAITFNDRFPTTETY; from the coding sequence ATGACCGCGACGCGGAACGATGTGAACGCGAGGAAGATCAAGGCCGAACCGTCGGCGGAGGCGAAGGCCGCCGCCGAGTTGGTGCGGCTGGCCAAGGAACAGGGGCTGTCGCTGACCGGCCCGGACGGGTTACTCAAACAGCTGACGAAGACGGTTCTGGAGACTGCGCTCAACGAGGAGATGACCGGGCACCTCGGCTACGAGAAACACGAACCGAGCGGCGCGGGGTCGGGCAATGTCCGTAACGGCTCCCGGTCGAAGACGGTGCTGACCGATACCACCGGACCGGTCGAGATCGACGTGCCACGCGATCGGGCGGGAACGTTCGATCCGCAGATCGTGCGTAAGCGTCAGCGGCGGTTGTCCGGGGTCGACGAGGTCGTGCTGTCGTTGTATGCCAAGGGACTGACGACCGGGGAGATCTGCGCGCACTTCGCCGAGATCTACGGGGCGTCGGTGTCGAAGGAGACTATTTCCCGGATCACCGACAAGGTGATCGAGGAGATGACCGACTGGTCTCACCGGCCCTTGGACGAGGTCTACGCGGCGGTGTTCATCGACGCGATCGTGGTCAAGGTGCGGGATGGGCAGGTGAGCAACCGGCCGTTCTACGCCGCGATCGGGGTCACCCTCGACGGGGAGAAGGACATTCTCGGCCTGTGGGCCGGCACCGGTGGTGAGGGCGCGAAGTTCTGGATGAGCGTGCTGACCGACCTGCGCAACCGGGGGGTCAAGGACGTGTTCTTCCTGGTCTGCGATGGGTTGAAGGGCCTACCGGAGGTGGTCACGAACGTCTGGCCCCGCGCCATCGTGCAGACATGCATCATCCACTTGATCCGCAACACGTTCCGGTTGACGTCCCGCAGGTACTGGGACGAACTGAAACGAGACGTCAAACCGATCTACACCGCGGTGAACGCCACCGCGGCCCGGGCCGCGTTCGACGACCTGGCCGAGAAGTGGGGCGGCCGCTACCCAGCCGTAATCCGCCTCTGGGACAACGCCTGGTCCGAGTTCATCCCGTTCCTCGACTACGACCTCGAGATCCGGAAGGTCATCTGCTCGACGAACGCGATCGAGTCACTGAACGCCCGCTACCGGCGCGCGATCAAGGCCCGTGGCCACTTCCCGAACGAACAGGCCGCGTTGAAGTGTCTGTACCTGGTCACCCGGTCCCTGGACCCGACCGGGACCGGCCGAACCCGGTGGGCGATGCGGTGGAAACCCGCGTTGAACGCCTTCGCCATCACCTTCAACGACCGCTTCCCGACCACTGAAACCTACTAA
- a CDS encoding 4-hydroxyphenylacetate 3-hydroxylase family protein — MSEQAPNTATTRPLTGEEYLETVRDDREIYIYGERVKDVTEHPAFRNPARMTARLYDALHDPEHHDVLTTATDHDGPRGYTHRFYTTPHTVDDLVADQKAIAAWGRLSYSWLGRSPEHSAAILGTLKVNADFYNPFADNARRWYREAQEKVLFWNHAIVHPPVDRDRPPHEVADVYMHVERETDSGVIVSGAKVVATGSALTHHNFVAQAGLPIKDRKFALIAAIPTNAPGLKLICRQSYAAASTLTGSPFDYPLSSRMDENDAILILDKVLIPWENVFIYGDAMKVGMFTGHSGFNARAWFHGCTRLAVKFEFLAGLLAKAFEITGVNNFRGVQTRLGEVLAWRNLFWGLSDAAARNPVPWRNGSVLPNPDYGSAFRWFSQLGYARLREIVLQDVASGLIYLNSSAQDFGNDNVRPYLDKYLRGSHGIDSVERVKVMKLLWDAVGSEFGGRHELYERNYTGNHENTRVELLLGQMADGQLDGYKSFVDQCLAEYDLDGWTVPDLSSFENIGRQARTLLS, encoded by the coding sequence ATGAGCGAACAGGCGCCCAACACCGCAACCACTCGCCCGCTGACCGGCGAGGAGTACCTCGAAACCGTGCGCGACGACCGGGAGATCTACATCTACGGCGAGCGGGTCAAGGACGTCACCGAGCACCCCGCGTTCCGCAACCCGGCCCGGATGACCGCACGCCTCTACGACGCACTGCACGACCCCGAGCACCACGACGTCCTCACCACCGCCACCGACCACGACGGCCCCCGGGGCTACACCCACCGCTTCTACACGACACCGCACACCGTCGACGACCTCGTCGCCGACCAGAAAGCCATCGCCGCGTGGGGACGGCTGAGCTACAGCTGGCTCGGGCGCAGCCCGGAACACTCGGCGGCGATCCTCGGCACGCTGAAGGTGAACGCCGACTTCTACAACCCGTTCGCCGACAACGCCCGCCGCTGGTATCGAGAGGCCCAGGAAAAGGTCCTCTTCTGGAACCACGCGATCGTGCATCCGCCGGTCGACCGCGATCGGCCTCCGCACGAGGTCGCCGACGTATACATGCACGTCGAACGCGAGACCGACAGCGGGGTGATCGTGTCCGGGGCGAAGGTGGTGGCCACCGGATCGGCACTGACCCACCACAATTTCGTGGCCCAGGCCGGGCTGCCCATCAAGGACCGCAAGTTCGCACTGATCGCCGCCATACCGACGAACGCACCCGGCCTCAAACTGATCTGCCGGCAGTCCTACGCGGCGGCGTCGACGCTCACCGGCAGTCCGTTCGACTACCCCCTGTCCTCCCGGATGGACGAGAACGACGCCATCCTCATCCTGGACAAGGTGCTCATCCCCTGGGAGAACGTCTTCATCTACGGCGACGCGATGAAGGTCGGCATGTTCACCGGGCACTCGGGTTTCAACGCACGCGCCTGGTTCCACGGCTGCACCCGGCTGGCGGTGAAATTCGAGTTCCTCGCCGGCCTGCTCGCCAAGGCCTTCGAGATCACCGGCGTCAACAACTTCCGCGGCGTGCAGACCCGCCTCGGTGAGGTACTCGCGTGGCGCAACCTCTTCTGGGGACTCTCCGACGCCGCCGCCCGCAACCCCGTACCCTGGCGCAACGGATCAGTGCTACCCAACCCGGACTACGGGTCGGCGTTCCGCTGGTTCTCCCAGCTCGGCTACGCACGCCTACGAGAGATCGTGCTACAGGACGTGGCCAGCGGGCTGATCTACCTCAACTCCAGCGCACAGGACTTCGGCAACGACAACGTCCGGCCGTACCTGGACAAATACCTCCGCGGCTCACACGGCATCGACTCCGTCGAACGCGTCAAAGTCATGAAACTGCTCTGGGACGCCGTCGGCTCCGAATTCGGTGGCCGCCACGAACTCTACGAACGCAACTACACCGGCAACCACGAGAACACCCGCGTGGAACTGCTCCTCGGACAGATGGCCGACGGCCAACTCGACGGCTACAAAAGCTTCGTCGACCAATGCCTCGCCGAATACGACCTCGACGGCTGGACCGTCCCCGACCTCTCCTCCTTCGAGAACATCGGCCGACAGGCACGCACCCTGCTGAGCTGA
- a CDS encoding acyl-CoA dehydrogenase family protein has protein sequence MTAATSVSADSFPAPPEPRLTADEIVARAERIAAGLVERQHETEQRGYYALDTHKEFLAAGFYRLLVPRRYGGYEFGVDTHLRVVTALARGCPSTAWMFTFGASHAHAVATLFGPEAQDEVFAGGDFICPGTIGPVGFAERAEGGWIVDGVHRYSSGSPYATHFIGHSLVAGADGGPPAPMMFIVRRDQWERLDDWGDQLGLKGSGSHSVKIDRAFVPEYRVLNTHIGTATVENGTPGLALHGNTLYGGGVLSMIQFQNGALAIGMATGALDAYGELMRDRTTIYPPIRPRAEDPDFQFDYGEATARISTARAALFDAVRQWQETANRGSAEFTREVDLRLSLISRETVRLSWSAMSENLFPTAGSSAVRTGERIERIWRDMSTQQSHAGVSIFLAKVANRQLAELVFDVAGDR, from the coding sequence ATGACTGCCGCCACGAGCGTGTCCGCAGACAGCTTTCCCGCTCCGCCGGAGCCGCGGCTGACCGCTGACGAAATCGTGGCCCGCGCGGAGCGGATCGCGGCCGGTCTCGTCGAGCGGCAGCACGAGACCGAACAGCGCGGGTATTACGCGCTGGATACACACAAAGAGTTCCTCGCTGCGGGTTTCTACCGGCTTCTCGTGCCGCGGCGCTACGGCGGCTACGAATTCGGCGTCGACACCCATTTGAGGGTGGTGACCGCGCTCGCCAGGGGTTGTCCCTCCACCGCGTGGATGTTCACCTTCGGGGCCTCCCACGCCCATGCGGTTGCCACCCTGTTCGGCCCGGAGGCGCAGGACGAGGTGTTCGCGGGCGGGGACTTCATCTGCCCGGGCACCATCGGGCCGGTCGGCTTCGCGGAGCGTGCCGAGGGCGGCTGGATCGTCGACGGAGTCCATCGCTACAGCTCGGGATCACCCTACGCGACCCACTTCATCGGCCACTCTCTCGTCGCCGGCGCGGACGGCGGGCCGCCCGCGCCGATGATGTTCATCGTGCGCCGCGACCAGTGGGAGCGGCTCGACGACTGGGGCGACCAGCTCGGTCTCAAGGGCAGCGGGTCGCACAGCGTCAAGATCGACAGGGCCTTCGTTCCCGAGTACCGCGTGCTGAACACCCATATCGGCACGGCGACGGTCGAGAACGGCACGCCGGGACTCGCCCTGCACGGCAACACCCTGTACGGCGGCGGCGTGCTGAGCATGATCCAGTTCCAGAACGGTGCGCTCGCGATCGGCATGGCCACCGGCGCCCTCGACGCTTACGGCGAGCTGATGCGCGACCGCACGACCATCTACCCGCCGATCAGGCCGCGCGCCGAGGACCCCGACTTCCAGTTCGACTACGGCGAGGCGACTGCCCGCATCTCCACCGCGCGGGCCGCGCTGTTCGATGCAGTGCGGCAGTGGCAGGAGACCGCGAACCGCGGGTCGGCCGAGTTCACCCGCGAGGTGGACCTGCGGTTGTCGCTGATCAGCCGCGAGACCGTCCGCCTGTCGTGGAGTGCGATGTCGGAGAACCTGTTCCCGACCGCTGGATCGAGCGCGGTGCGGACGGGCGAACGCATCGAACGCATCTGGCGGGACATGTCCACCCAGCAGAGCCACGCCGGCGTGAGCATCTTCCTGGCCAAGGTGGCCAACCGGCAGTTGGCCGAGCTGGTCTTCGACGTGGCAGGTGACCGATGA
- a CDS encoding SCO6745 family protein: MFELMEPICLVTFFADECKEELAALGHRTYWDGYFASRAAPLGRVPAQVVHAAFYSFAEAEAARHIPSAWEIIAPEASVAARERGSAASVRRILGDELANSPGLVRAADLTTKAATNAPTAGRVMYAAMRTLAVPSDPVARLWHSATMLREHRGDGHVAALVGARIGGTEAHVLNALAMGIHPPESFGRIHHLPKQRLAAVMDGLRERGLVDTDGRFTDAGRETYQRIEALTDELAAPPYEALSTAELDELVAELEPITATLVAAKSR, encoded by the coding sequence ATGTTCGAGCTCATGGAGCCGATCTGCCTGGTCACCTTCTTCGCTGACGAGTGCAAGGAAGAGCTGGCCGCGCTCGGCCACCGCACCTATTGGGACGGCTACTTCGCCAGCCGCGCCGCCCCGCTGGGGCGGGTCCCGGCGCAGGTGGTGCACGCGGCCTTTTACAGCTTCGCCGAAGCGGAGGCCGCGCGGCACATCCCGAGCGCGTGGGAGATTATCGCGCCCGAGGCATCGGTCGCCGCGCGGGAGCGGGGCAGCGCGGCCTCCGTACGGCGGATTCTCGGTGATGAGCTGGCCAACTCCCCGGGCCTGGTACGCGCCGCCGACCTGACCACCAAAGCGGCGACGAACGCGCCCACAGCAGGTCGGGTGATGTACGCTGCGATGCGCACTCTTGCGGTGCCCAGCGACCCGGTCGCCCGGCTGTGGCACTCCGCGACCATGCTGCGCGAGCACCGCGGTGACGGGCACGTCGCCGCTCTCGTCGGCGCGCGCATCGGCGGCACGGAGGCCCACGTGCTCAACGCGCTGGCAATGGGCATCCATCCGCCGGAGTCGTTCGGGCGTATCCATCACCTGCCGAAACAGCGGCTGGCCGCGGTCATGGACGGCTTACGCGAGCGGGGGCTCGTCGACACCGACGGCCGGTTCACCGACGCCGGCCGCGAGACCTACCAGCGCATCGAAGCACTTACCGACGAGCTCGCCGCCCCGCCGTACGAAGCACTCTCCACCGCCGAGCTCGACGAACTGGTCGCCGAGCTCGAACCCATCACCGCGACGCTGGTGGCCGCGAAATCGCGGTGA